The region aaggccttagAATTCTAATTAATTACCGGTGTTGACCTATATAAACCTCCACAACTCCAAACTCTAATCCCATCAACATTCATAAACCATATCTTCTCTTTAGACACACACTCACTATATCCTAGAGATGGGTTCGAACACCAACACTCCTATAGCTctctttcttgcatttaaccttcTTTTCTTTGCACTTGCTAGTGGTTGCACCACCTGCCCTGCCGCTACCCTAAAACCAGATCAATCTGGAGCAACCTGTCCAATAGATATCCTTAAACTAGGTGTGTGCGCTAATGTTCTTGGTAGTCTAATTGGTATTATCATTGGGCACCCACCAGTTAAGCCATGTTGTAGCCTGATCGAAggccttgttgatcttgaggctGCTGTTTGCATTTGTACTGCTATCAAGGCTAATATTCTTGGGGTCGTTCTGAATGTGCCACTCTCTCTCACTTTGCTTCTCAATGTTTGTAGCAAGAATGTTCCGAAGGATTTCCAATGTgcttaaataatcaattattgagTGTGAGAGAGACTAGGTGTGAATGTTTATTGTTTGATCTTTATTTGGGAGAAAAGAATTTAATTTCTATATAATGATGGTTTGAATTATTATTTTTGATATAAAATGaaacttaaaatgatttttttgttttatattagTTTTGTGTAAAATTAAATGGACGAGCTTACTCAAAAATCTTAAATATTGTTTGTAAGTTgaattttaaatattatgtaaCATGTAAATTAGAAAAACATTATGTAAATACTCAAAGATgcataaaattccaaccaaaataatatttttctagtaatttataatgaagctAAAAACTTAATTTTCAAATAAGTCATACTCCATCAACAATTCAGTTAAAAACCAAGAGTTGAAATTTATGTCACTGCAAAAATACaatggaaaaaaaaacaaaattatagaTCAAACTTGAAGACATAAAAAACTCTACACCAAAGTAACACTGAAATTTCCACGTTAATCTGCTTCAAGATCTATGTGGAAAGTTCAGTAtgaaacattattattattttgggtTTTTTATACCCATTATGTGGAATTTTGCACTTCCACCACTATAACAACTCTCAGAGCTCGGTCTCAACCAACAATCGAATTCTCAGCGAATAACTAAAGTAATCATCTAAACATTTAATTTTCGTAAAAATATGACTTCATATGGATGAGTTACCCAAACTGCAATAAAGCCAAAAATTAGGCACACAAAAAGTtgtattatattatataaattataatatattccGATTGTAGACATTAATGTGATTCCTAAAATATAATTTCTGAAAAAATTTGACTTCATAtggaggagttatgattttctaaagttATAAAGTTCTACCGTGTACAAGGTT is a window of Lactuca sativa cultivar Salinas chromosome 1, Lsat_Salinas_v11, whole genome shotgun sequence DNA encoding:
- the LOC111905055 gene encoding putative lipid-binding protein AIR1, with translation MGSNTNTPIALFLAFNLLFFALASGCTTCPAATLKPDQSGATCPIDILKLGVCANVLGSLIGIIIGHPPVKPCCSLIEGLVDLEAAVCICTAIKANILGVVLNVPLSLTLLLNVCSKNVPKDFQCA